The nucleotide window CCAGGGACATTTTATTTAAAAGGATATCCGCACATGAATATAAAACTGGACACATCCATTAAAGATTTTTATGCTATTTGTACCAGAGCAGGTATAACCCAACATTTTGCTGTAGCATATGGAGACCATATAAGCCAGCTCAGGAAATTAGCAGAAGTTCTGGATTTAGGATTTTGTGTTTGTTTAGGATTTAGAGTTTAGAATTTATGATTTGATGTATAGAAGAGGTGTTATGAAAGATATTCTTAGTAAACGAGAAAGAGTGGAAAGAACCCTGAATTTTCTGCCAGTGGATAGGGTGGCTATCCATGAGCAGGTAAGTCACAATCCAGTAGTCATTTCCTTATATACCGGCAAAAAAATAGAAAGTTTTAACTATACCATTGAGGATATATGCGTGGTAATCGGAAAAACATTGGATGTCTGTTTTCCTCCTGTTGCTCCCCGGGGAATAAAGAAGACCGTGACCGAAGATGGTTTTACTATGCAGTATGATAACTGGACTAGTTGGTGTATTAAACGTCCTTTCCACGATACCAAAGGTCTTAAGGAATATTACCTTAAAAATATTGAGAAGATGAAAAATTCTGGGTTTGATCAGGAAGAAGAACGAGAAAAATATGAAAAGAAATTTCTTGAATTACAGAAAATGATTGGAGATGACACCGTAATAATAGATTATTCCTACGTAGGGTTAGAACCCTGCTGGACAAAAGCGGGAATAGATCTATTTACTTACCTCTACTACGATGAACCAGAAATTATTAGCGAATGGCTTACCGTTTTTGTGGAAAATGAGATTAAAAGGGTTCATGCTATCGCCGATAAAAATCTTTCTCCTGTTATCTTAGCAGTTAGTGACCTGGCTAGCAAAATAGGACCAATATTTTCTCCTGAATTTCTGAGAAAGGAACATTTCCCTCATCTAAAGAGATTAGTAGAAACCTGGCACAGCCACGGATTTAAAGTAATTTATCATAGTGACGGCAACTACAAAATTCTTATTGATGATTTTTTAAGATGCGAAGTGGATGGATTTTACTGTCTTGAGCCTGCCTGTGGAATGGATATTATTGAATTGAAGAAAAAATATCCGAAAGTAGTATGGGCAGGGGGATTAGATGGCGTTGATTTGATGGAAAGGGGTACGCCTGAAAATGTAAGGAGGGAAGTAAGAAGACAGATTGAAGAGACAGATGCCTTAAATACCGGAGGTCTTTTTTTAGGCACGTCCAGTGAGATTAACCCGCCTATAAAGGTAGAAAATTATCAGGCGATGATAGAGGAAGCGAGGTCAATATCTAGAGATTTTTAATTTTGTGTTTGTTTAGGATTTATGATTTATTTAATGTCCAAATCAGAGAGGAGGTGATTAAAAATGCTAGATAAAATAAGAAAGACATGGGGAAGGGCTGCATTTACGCTTATTGAACTTTTGGTCGTGATAGCAATCATTGCCCTGCTTGCATCAATGCTTCTGCCAGCATTAGCAAAGGCAAGAGAAATGGCAAGAAGGATAAAATGTGTGAGCAATTTGAAACAGTGCGGTCTGGCCGTTTTAATGTATGCAGATGATTATGATGGTTGGGCTCCTAAAGCTCGAGGTTGGGAAGCGCCTGACCTTATGTGGGGAGAAACTCTTGCTGTTAATGGCTATATTCCGTTGCATTCGGATGTCTTGGTTTGCCCCAGTTTTTACCCGAAGAAATTTGTAAACTATGGTTACACATACGGGATGAACCACGATATGAACAGACTAGATTCTACAACGAACCCCCCGCATTGGGCACGGATACTTGTGGTAAATGCAGCCAGTCAAACCTGGTTTTTGGGTGATAGCATATACCCCGTCAGTAACCCGCCATTCCAATA belongs to bacterium and includes:
- a CDS encoding uroporphyrinogen decarboxylase family protein is translated as MKDILSKRERVERTLNFLPVDRVAIHEQVSHNPVVISLYTGKKIESFNYTIEDICVVIGKTLDVCFPPVAPRGIKKTVTEDGFTMQYDNWTSWCIKRPFHDTKGLKEYYLKNIEKMKNSGFDQEEEREKYEKKFLELQKMIGDDTVIIDYSYVGLEPCWTKAGIDLFTYLYYDEPEIISEWLTVFVENEIKRVHAIADKNLSPVILAVSDLASKIGPIFSPEFLRKEHFPHLKRLVETWHSHGFKVIYHSDGNYKILIDDFLRCEVDGFYCLEPACGMDIIELKKKYPKVVWAGGLDGVDLMERGTPENVRREVRRQIEETDALNTGGLFLGTSSEINPPIKVENYQAMIEEARSISRDF
- a CDS encoding prepilin-type N-terminal cleavage/methylation domain-containing protein, yielding MLDKIRKTWGRAAFTLIELLVVIAIIALLASMLLPALAKAREMARRIKCVSNLKQCGLAVLMYADDYDGWAPKARGWEAPDLMWGETLAVNGYIPLHSDVLVCPSFYPKKFVNYGYTYGMNHDMNRLDSTTNPPHWARILVVNAASQTWFLGDSIYPVSNPPFQYCRIGWEHGCNQYMHLRHSGRVNLWFLDGSVRSLGASELKEIKPVVRSYCDEDGVSHTL